Proteins from one Legionella taurinensis genomic window:
- the metG gene encoding methionine--tRNA ligase, with protein sequence MSDSRKMLVTSALPYANGHLHLGHLVEHIQTDIWVRTHKMLGHECISICGDDAHGTPIMLKAEQMGVTPEALTAEMKASHEHDFKAFSIAYDCYHTTHSPENQALAGLIYERLKANGDIVTKTIRQAYDPLKAMFLPDRYVKGTCPKCGANDQYGDNCEACGATYAPTDLVNPVSAISGATPIEKESEHYFFDLPRYEQLLKDWTRKGHLQPEVANKLDEWFAAGLKQWDISRDAPYFGFPIPGQTDKYFYVWLDAPIGYMASFKKYCDEKGLSFDEFWDKNSQTELYHFVGKDIVYFHALFWPAMLAGSNHRLPTAVYTHGFLTVEGQKMSKSRGTFIEARTYLKHLHPEYLRYYFAAKLNGRVDDLDLNFDDFINRVNADLVGKVVNIASRCAGFINKRFDNRLAAELSEPALYQDLLAVKPAVIDAFVQRDYARAVRLIMECADRVNQYIDANKPWTLAKDNERLPEVQRICTMGLNLFRVLMTYLKPVLPDMAREAEAFLNCAPFDWSTVDAPLLNHTIHPFTPLITRVEREKIDAMLSEGKSTAAKPSEEKKMQSPAQEDTVSIDDFSKIDLRIARIIAAEPVEGADKLLRLQLDLGEQQKQVFAGIKSAYQPEQLVGRLTVMVANLAPRTMRFGVSEGMVLAAGDGKGLFLLNPDDGAQPGMKVK encoded by the coding sequence ATGAGCGATTCTCGAAAAATGCTGGTCACCAGCGCGCTGCCCTATGCCAATGGCCATTTGCATCTGGGCCATCTCGTTGAACACATTCAAACCGACATCTGGGTTCGTACCCATAAAATGCTGGGGCATGAGTGCATCAGTATTTGTGGTGATGATGCGCACGGTACGCCGATCATGCTCAAGGCCGAGCAGATGGGTGTCACGCCGGAGGCGCTGACTGCAGAAATGAAGGCCAGCCATGAACACGATTTTAAAGCCTTTTCCATTGCTTACGATTGTTACCATACCACTCACTCCCCGGAAAATCAGGCCCTGGCGGGTTTAATTTACGAACGGCTTAAAGCCAATGGCGATATCGTGACCAAAACCATTCGCCAGGCTTATGATCCATTGAAGGCGATGTTCCTGCCCGACCGGTATGTGAAAGGCACCTGCCCCAAATGCGGCGCGAACGATCAGTACGGTGATAATTGTGAAGCCTGCGGTGCGACGTATGCGCCGACGGATTTGGTGAATCCCGTGTCTGCCATTTCCGGCGCCACCCCCATTGAAAAAGAGTCGGAGCATTATTTTTTTGATTTGCCACGCTACGAGCAACTCTTAAAAGACTGGACGCGGAAAGGCCATCTGCAGCCGGAAGTCGCCAACAAGCTGGATGAATGGTTTGCCGCCGGCTTAAAGCAATGGGATATTTCGCGGGATGCACCTTATTTCGGCTTCCCCATTCCTGGTCAAACGGACAAATATTTCTATGTGTGGCTGGATGCGCCGATAGGCTACATGGCCAGCTTTAAAAAATACTGCGACGAAAAGGGGCTGTCCTTTGATGAATTCTGGGATAAAAATTCTCAAACGGAGCTGTATCATTTTGTCGGTAAAGACATTGTCTATTTCCATGCCCTGTTCTGGCCGGCAATGCTGGCGGGCAGCAACCACCGCTTGCCTACCGCGGTTTACACCCATGGGTTTTTAACCGTGGAAGGGCAGAAAATGTCCAAGTCACGCGGGACGTTTATCGAGGCGCGGACTTACCTTAAGCATTTGCATCCAGAATACTTGCGATATTATTTTGCGGCTAAACTCAATGGGCGTGTGGATGATCTGGATTTAAATTTTGATGATTTTATTAATCGCGTAAACGCGGATCTGGTCGGAAAGGTGGTGAACATTGCCAGCCGCTGTGCGGGATTCATCAACAAACGCTTTGATAACCGCCTGGCCGCCGAATTGTCTGAGCCTGCGCTTTACCAGGATTTACTGGCGGTTAAGCCGGCGGTGATTGACGCGTTTGTGCAACGCGATTATGCCCGTGCTGTCCGACTGATCATGGAATGTGCTGACCGGGTGAATCAATACATCGATGCCAATAAACCCTGGACGCTGGCTAAAGACAATGAGCGCCTTCCCGAGGTGCAGCGCATTTGCACCATGGGCCTCAATTTATTCCGCGTGTTGATGACTTACCTAAAACCAGTCCTTCCTGACATGGCCAGGGAAGCGGAAGCTTTTCTAAATTGTGCGCCGTTTGACTGGTCTACTGTGGATGCCCCCTTGCTTAATCATACCATTCACCCTTTCACTCCGTTGATAACCCGTGTTGAACGCGAAAAAATTGATGCCATGCTGAGTGAAGGCAAGTCAACGGCCGCGAAGCCCAGTGAGGAAAAGAAAATGCAGAGCCCTGCTCAGGAAGACACAGTCTCGATTGACGACTTCAGCAAAATCGATTTACGCATAGCCCGTATCATTGCGGCCGAGCCCGTTGAAGGCGCTGACAAACTGCTGCGGCTTCAACTCGATCTGGGCGAGCAGCAAAAACAGGTGTTTGCCGGTATCAAGAGCGCCTATCAGCCGGAGCAACTGGTTGGCCGATTGACGGTGATGGTCGCTAATCTGGCACCGCGTACCATGCGTTTTGGCGTATCGGAAGGCATGGTCTTGGCGGCAGGTGACGGCAAAGGACTCTTTCTGCTCAATCCGGACGACGGGGCGCAACCCGGTATGAAAGTTAAATAA
- a CDS encoding RnfABCDGE type electron transport complex subunit B produces MATVEDIDARLPQTQCGECSYAGCLPYAEALAHGTATIDRCPPGGVNTVKALGQLLNVDVKPLLAAVELNTRAPAFARIREAECIGCTKCIQACPVDAILGSAKRMHAVITHECTGCGLCVEPCPVDCIDLHPLEEPQYDRQLARQRHRARQTRLLREEHEKQQQYRQKSRLALQESNQQDLKAKQEYILQALARVEAKKKTNG; encoded by the coding sequence ATGGCCACGGTCGAAGACATTGACGCACGCTTGCCTCAGACGCAATGCGGGGAATGCAGTTATGCCGGTTGTCTGCCTTATGCCGAAGCCCTGGCACACGGCACGGCCACCATCGATCGCTGCCCGCCCGGAGGTGTCAATACCGTAAAGGCCCTGGGTCAATTGCTGAATGTGGATGTTAAGCCGCTGCTTGCCGCAGTAGAACTCAATACCCGTGCACCGGCGTTTGCGCGTATTCGCGAGGCAGAATGCATCGGGTGCACCAAATGCATCCAGGCCTGCCCTGTGGACGCCATCCTTGGTAGCGCCAAACGCATGCATGCCGTTATCACCCATGAATGCACCGGATGCGGTCTATGCGTTGAGCCCTGCCCCGTGGATTGCATTGATTTGCACCCGCTTGAGGAGCCGCAGTATGACCGCCAACTGGCGCGTCAGCGCCATCGCGCCCGCCAAACGCGTCTTTTGCGCGAAGAACATGAAAAGCAACAGCAATACCGCCAAAAAAGCCGATTGGCTCTTCAGGAAAGCAATCAACAGGATTTAAAGGCAAAGCAGGAGTACATTCTTCAGGCGCTGGCGCGGGTTGAAGCAAAAAAGAAAACCAATGGATAA
- a CDS encoding ParB/RepB/Spo0J family partition protein: MAVKRGGLGRNLSVLLGQTAAPETKNPDSPLTLSPACLKPGKYQPRTDFSEDTLAELAESIRQQGLLQPLIVRPLNDQCYEIIAGERRWRASQLAGLTEVPVIVRTVDDETAMAIALIENLQREDLNALDQARAMHRLTHEFALTHQQVADLLAKSRTAVSNFLRLLTLSDEVKRLLEHGDLDMGHARALLILSDEQQNQAAQLIVAKNLSVRETEQLVKRIKEGKPQPSAVAIDVHPEVKNQLHHLSQQLKAKVKLKQGKSGKGSLVIHYNSDHELQAVLQQMLG; this comes from the coding sequence ATGGCAGTTAAACGTGGTGGTTTAGGTCGAAACTTATCGGTTCTCTTAGGGCAGACAGCGGCGCCTGAGACTAAGAACCCCGATTCGCCTTTGACCCTGTCACCGGCCTGTCTTAAGCCCGGGAAGTACCAGCCGCGTACTGATTTTTCCGAGGACACACTCGCCGAATTGGCCGAGTCAATCCGTCAGCAGGGACTGCTACAGCCGTTAATTGTGAGGCCCCTTAACGACCAATGCTATGAAATCATTGCCGGTGAACGCCGCTGGCGTGCCTCGCAACTGGCGGGATTGACCGAGGTGCCGGTCATTGTCCGCACGGTTGATGATGAAACAGCCATGGCCATTGCCCTGATCGAAAACCTGCAGCGCGAAGATTTAAATGCACTCGACCAAGCCAGGGCCATGCACCGCCTGACCCATGAATTTGCTCTGACGCATCAACAAGTGGCTGATTTACTCGCTAAATCAAGAACCGCCGTCAGTAATTTTCTCCGTCTTTTAACCTTATCAGATGAAGTGAAACGTTTATTGGAGCATGGCGATTTAGACATGGGCCATGCCCGCGCCCTGCTGATTCTTAGTGATGAGCAGCAAAATCAGGCAGCCCAGTTAATTGTGGCTAAAAATTTATCGGTTCGTGAAACAGAACAACTGGTCAAACGAATCAAAGAAGGAAAACCTCAACCGTCAGCCGTTGCCATTGACGTTCATCCCGAGGTCAAAAATCAGTTGCACCATCTTTCACAGCAGCTGAAAGCCAAAGTTAAACTCAAACAGGGCAAGTCAGGAAAGGGATCATTGGTGATTCATTACAATTCAGATCATGAGTTGCAGGCAGTTTTACAGCAAATGTTGGGGTAG
- the rsmG gene encoding 16S rRNA (guanine(527)-N(7))-methyltransferase RsmG yields MKALRPPAPLLRQGLEQLGLPDFSEPLLAYLVLLEKWNHVYNLTAIRDVPAMVTRHALDSLAILPFLRGQSLIDVGTGPGLPGIPLAIARPDLNLVLLDSNGKKTRFLEEVKRQLQLDNIEIVQSRAENYHPSPAFDTVISRAFSDLSQMIGWTKHLVAKDGLWLAMKGRYPETELAMIEFPYQVHPYTVPGLDGERCAVVINNH; encoded by the coding sequence ATGAAAGCACTAAGACCACCGGCCCCTCTTCTGCGCCAGGGACTAGAACAATTGGGATTGCCTGATTTCAGTGAACCCCTGCTGGCTTATCTGGTATTGCTGGAAAAATGGAATCATGTTTACAATTTGACAGCCATCCGCGATGTGCCGGCGATGGTAACCCGCCATGCGCTGGACAGTCTGGCCATTTTGCCTTTTCTGCGCGGCCAATCCCTGATTGATGTCGGCACCGGACCGGGCTTGCCGGGAATCCCGCTGGCCATTGCCCGCCCCGACTTAAACCTCGTCTTGCTCGACAGCAATGGCAAAAAAACCCGCTTTCTTGAGGAAGTTAAAAGGCAATTGCAGCTCGATAACATTGAAATCGTACAATCCCGGGCAGAAAACTACCACCCTTCCCCTGCTTTTGATACAGTAATAAGTCGGGCATTTAGCGATTTGTCGCAAATGATTGGCTGGACTAAGCATCTGGTGGCAAAAGACGGTCTCTGGCTCGCGATGAAGGGCCGTTACCCTGAGACTGAATTGGCCATGATTGAGTTCCCATACCAGGTCCATCCTTACACAGTTCCCGGTCTTGACGGGGAACGATGCGCGGTCGTTATCAACAATCACTAA
- the mnmG gene encoding tRNA uridine-5-carboxymethylaminomethyl(34) synthesis enzyme MnmG: MNLDKHYDVIVIGGGHAGTEAAMAAARLGCQTLLLTHNMDLLGQMSCNPAIGGIGKGHLVKEIDAMDGVMALAADEAGIQFRTLNASKGPAVRATRVQADRVLYRQAIRQRLQRQANLTLFQQAVDDLIIEQGRVTGVVTQLGLTLRAKAVVLTVGTFLGGKIHVGMNNYAGGRAGDPPAIALAQRLRELELPVGRLKTGTPPRIDSRSLDYSQMEEQPGDTPVPVFSFLGHAGMHPQQLPCYITHTTAKTHEIIQANLHQSPMYAGVIEGVGPRYCPSIEDKVVRFADKSSHQIFVEPEGLTSDEIYPNGISTSLPFEVQVAFVRTIKGFENAHITRPGYAIEYDYFDPRGLTPYLQTKPLANLFFAGQINGTTGYEEAAAQGIIAGMNAALQVQEKALWCPRRDEAYIGVLIDDLITCGTQEPYRMFTSRAEYRLLLREDNADLRLTEKAYQLGMVSHHRWQAFCEKREAIERAQAALKDTLIRVSHNDLLQPLLEKPLQQDCRAAELLKRPEITYHQLQSIAAFNLPVLPAEVSEQVEIQSKYAGYIERQQLEIERLRKHDNTQLPADFDYSQVTGLSTEVMQKLTRIKPVTLAQAGRISGVTPAALSLLLIHLKKQRTPA; encoded by the coding sequence ATGAATCTTGATAAACACTATGACGTGATTGTTATCGGCGGCGGCCATGCCGGCACTGAAGCCGCTATGGCAGCGGCACGCCTCGGGTGCCAAACCCTGCTTTTAACCCATAACATGGATTTACTGGGGCAGATGTCCTGTAATCCGGCCATAGGCGGCATAGGCAAAGGCCATCTGGTTAAGGAAATTGACGCGATGGACGGTGTCATGGCCTTAGCTGCCGATGAGGCGGGGATTCAATTTCGCACCTTGAATGCATCCAAAGGCCCGGCTGTGCGGGCAACCCGTGTTCAGGCGGATCGGGTGCTTTACCGTCAAGCCATACGTCAACGTCTGCAACGGCAAGCGAACCTCACTCTTTTTCAACAAGCCGTGGATGATTTGATTATTGAACAGGGACGCGTCACCGGGGTAGTCACCCAACTGGGTTTAACCCTGCGTGCCAAAGCCGTGGTACTGACTGTCGGCACGTTTCTTGGCGGGAAGATTCATGTCGGCATGAATAATTATGCCGGCGGCCGCGCAGGGGATCCGCCAGCCATTGCCCTGGCCCAGCGGTTACGCGAACTGGAGTTACCCGTCGGCCGCTTGAAAACCGGCACACCGCCGCGCATCGACAGCCGTTCGCTTGATTACTCCCAGATGGAAGAACAGCCTGGCGACACGCCGGTCCCTGTCTTCTCGTTCCTTGGTCATGCCGGCATGCACCCCCAGCAATTGCCCTGTTACATTACGCATACCACCGCAAAGACCCATGAAATTATCCAGGCCAACCTGCATCAATCCCCCATGTACGCCGGGGTCATTGAAGGCGTGGGCCCGCGTTACTGCCCTTCCATTGAAGACAAAGTCGTGCGTTTTGCCGACAAATCCTCCCATCAGATTTTTGTTGAACCGGAAGGGCTGACCAGCGATGAGATTTACCCCAACGGCATTTCGACCAGCCTGCCTTTTGAGGTGCAGGTCGCCTTCGTCCGAACCATTAAAGGCTTTGAAAATGCACACATCACCCGCCCCGGTTATGCCATCGAATACGATTATTTTGACCCGCGCGGTTTAACCCCCTATCTGCAGACTAAACCCTTGGCCAACCTGTTTTTCGCCGGTCAGATTAACGGCACCACCGGCTATGAAGAAGCCGCAGCACAAGGCATCATTGCCGGCATGAATGCGGCATTGCAGGTTCAGGAAAAGGCATTGTGGTGTCCCCGCCGCGATGAGGCTTATATTGGCGTCCTTATCGATGATCTGATTACCTGCGGTACTCAGGAACCGTATCGTATGTTCACGTCCCGCGCGGAATACCGTCTGTTACTGCGCGAAGACAATGCCGATTTACGCCTGACCGAAAAAGCGTATCAATTGGGCATGGTGTCACACCATCGCTGGCAGGCGTTTTGTGAGAAGCGGGAAGCCATTGAGCGGGCACAGGCCGCATTGAAAGACACACTTATTCGCGTCAGTCACAATGACCTGCTTCAGCCCCTGCTTGAAAAACCCCTGCAGCAGGATTGCCGTGCCGCCGAATTGTTGAAACGACCGGAAATCACTTATCACCAATTGCAGAGCATTGCTGCCTTTAATCTGCCTGTTTTGCCGGCGGAGGTATCCGAGCAGGTTGAAATTCAAAGCAAGTACGCAGGCTACATTGAACGTCAGCAATTGGAGATTGAACGTCTGCGCAAACATGATAATACCCAGTTGCCGGCCGACTTCGATTACAGTCAGGTAACCGGATTATCGACGGAAGTCATGCAAAAACTAACGCGCATTAAACCCGTCACTCTGGCACAGGCCGGGCGCATTTCCGGCGTGACGCCTGCCGCGTTGTCGTTGCTGTTAATTCATCTTAAAAAACAACGGACACCCGCATGA
- the queC gene encoding 7-cyano-7-deazaguanine synthase QueC → MKKAIVLLSGGLDSTTCLAIAKSQGYACYALSFDYGQRHNAELEAAKRVARQLGAIEHHVFTLDIGQFKGSALTDASVAVPDYCGDGKIPVTYVPARNTIFLSVALGFAETLAAFNLFIGVSQIDYSGYPDCRPEYIAAFETMANLATKAGIEGRKTVIHTPLIAWSKAETIRQGVACGADYSLTVSCYQATPEGVACGRCDSCTYRRKGFNEAGIIDPTRYVSG, encoded by the coding sequence ATGAAAAAGGCCATTGTTTTATTGTCCGGCGGTTTGGATTCCACCACTTGCCTTGCTATCGCCAAATCGCAGGGTTACGCCTGTTATGCCCTGAGTTTTGATTATGGCCAACGCCATAACGCTGAGCTTGAGGCAGCCAAGCGCGTAGCCCGCCAGTTAGGAGCCATCGAGCATCACGTGTTTACTCTGGATATCGGTCAATTCAAAGGGTCTGCTTTAACGGACGCGTCGGTGGCTGTGCCGGATTATTGCGGTGACGGCAAAATCCCGGTCACTTACGTGCCGGCACGCAACACCATTTTTTTATCGGTGGCCTTGGGGTTTGCCGAAACGCTTGCGGCCTTTAATCTGTTCATCGGTGTCAGCCAGATTGACTATTCCGGTTATCCCGATTGCCGGCCGGAATACATTGCCGCCTTTGAAACCATGGCCAATCTCGCCACCAAAGCCGGGATAGAGGGCCGTAAAACGGTGATTCACACCCCGTTAATTGCCTGGAGCAAGGCGGAAACGATTCGCCAGGGAGTGGCCTGTGGCGCGGATTACAGTCTGACTGTTTCCTGTTATCAGGCTACGCCTGAAGGGGTGGCCTGCGGTCGCTGCGACAGTTGCACCTACCGCAGGAAAGGCTTCAATGAAGCGGGCATTATCGACCCTACGCGTTATGTAAGCGGATGA
- the nth gene encoding endonuclease III, producing the protein MDKNKRRLVFERFRAQNPHPTTELHYRSPFELLIAVMLSAQATDISVNKATARLFPIANTPQALLALGEDGLKEYIKTIGLYNSKAANVIKTCQILLTRYHGQVPDNREALESLPGVGRKTANVVLNTAFGQPTMAVDTHIFRVANRTGIAPGKTPLAVEMNLLARVDKEFLQDAHHWLILHGRYVCVARKPRCPQCLILDLCEYPDKTK; encoded by the coding sequence ATGGATAAAAACAAACGACGGCTAGTTTTTGAGCGCTTTCGCGCGCAAAACCCGCACCCCACCACCGAACTCCATTACCGCTCACCGTTTGAACTGCTGATTGCCGTGATGTTGTCTGCGCAAGCGACTGACATCAGCGTCAACAAGGCAACAGCGCGCCTCTTTCCCATTGCCAATACCCCGCAGGCGTTGCTTGCGCTGGGGGAGGATGGATTAAAAGAATACATCAAAACCATCGGACTCTATAACAGCAAAGCCGCCAACGTCATTAAAACCTGCCAGATTCTGCTGACACGCTACCACGGCCAGGTGCCGGATAACCGCGAAGCCCTGGAGTCATTGCCGGGTGTCGGCCGAAAAACCGCCAATGTGGTGCTTAATACCGCCTTCGGCCAGCCCACCATGGCGGTGGATACGCACATTTTCAGGGTGGCCAATCGCACCGGCATTGCTCCGGGTAAAACACCGCTCGCGGTGGAAATGAATTTACTGGCCAGGGTGGATAAGGAATTTCTGCAGGATGCCCACCATTGGTTGATTCTTCACGGACGCTATGTCTGTGTCGCCCGCAAGCCCCGTTGTCCACAGTGCCTTATCCTCGATTTGTGCGAATACCCTGATAAAACAAAATAA
- a CDS encoding ParA family protein produces the protein MAKVIAIANQKGGVGKTTTAINLSASIAANRQAVLLIDLDPQGNATMGSGVNKNELVHSSNDVILRDCLAEQACLKTVYGYDLIPANGDLTVAEVSLMERNHRETFLFKALQPLLSNYDFILIDCPPALNTLTINALVAADSVLIPMQCEYYALEGLAALMSTIEQIKAAVNPRLHIEGLLRTMYDARNRLCAEVSKQLLEHFGNKVYRTVVPRNVRLAEAPSHGMPALQYDKSSPGAAAYMVLASEVISKQTVTG, from the coding sequence ATGGCGAAAGTCATTGCCATTGCTAACCAGAAAGGTGGCGTAGGAAAAACGACGACCGCCATCAATTTGTCTGCGTCCATCGCAGCGAACCGCCAGGCGGTACTGCTCATTGATCTCGATCCCCAGGGCAATGCCACCATGGGCTCAGGCGTTAACAAGAATGAACTGGTTCACAGCAGCAACGATGTGATTCTTAGGGATTGTCTGGCGGAGCAAGCCTGTTTAAAAACAGTCTACGGATACGATTTAATTCCCGCCAATGGCGATTTGACAGTGGCAGAGGTCAGCCTCATGGAAAGAAACCATCGTGAAACATTCCTTTTCAAAGCCCTGCAGCCGTTATTAAGCAACTATGATTTTATTTTGATTGACTGCCCCCCGGCTCTCAACACATTGACCATCAATGCGCTGGTGGCTGCAGATTCGGTGCTGATTCCCATGCAATGTGAATATTACGCGCTCGAGGGTCTGGCCGCCCTGATGTCAACCATTGAACAAATTAAAGCGGCAGTTAATCCCCGCCTGCACATTGAAGGTCTGCTGCGGACTATGTATGATGCGCGCAATCGTCTGTGTGCCGAAGTATCCAAGCAATTACTGGAGCACTTTGGCAACAAAGTCTACCGCACGGTTGTACCGCGCAATGTGCGTCTTGCTGAGGCGCCAAGCCATGGCATGCCCGCCCTGCAATACGACAAATCGTCGCCTGGCGCTGCAGCCTACATGGTTTTAGCTTCAGAAGTCATCAGCAAGCAGACAGTAACCGGTTAA
- a CDS encoding mannose-1-phosphate guanylyltransferase/mannose-6-phosphate isomerase, with product MSALYPVILAGGSGTRLWPLSRKNFPKQFLCLQGQHSLLQETMKRVTSLACEQILVVSNDAHYFLCQEQLEQLQLAQTPQLTYLLEPCARNTAPAITVAARHLVDQAGREALMLVLPSDHWIADASAWQKAMTQGCRYAAEEDVIITFGIRPDSPKTGYGYIEAGNELAPGVFALQCFREKPDAALAASFVEEGHYYWNSGMFVCRAGVYLDEIERHAPDIASQSQQALSKAHHHQDFIRLDDESFSQCRSDSIDYAVMEKTSRAVVIPVDIQWSDLGCWTSVAEANTLDEQGNVLHGNVIAKESHNSLISSSSALITTLGIKNQIIVATPDAVLVADKSYSQQVKDLVNSLTGDNQQLVDDHQRVMRPWGYYEILAEGPAFKVKRLMVKPGARLSLQKHQHRAEHWVVVGGEAEVVNDEKIMHLEANQSTYIPPKTRHRLSNPGKQPLFVIEVQSGHYLGEDDIERFDDIYQRKLVDS from the coding sequence ATGTCAGCACTGTATCCTGTTATCCTGGCCGGAGGGTCAGGTACCCGTTTGTGGCCCTTATCCCGTAAAAACTTCCCCAAACAGTTTTTATGTCTGCAGGGGCAACACTCCTTATTACAGGAAACCATGAAGCGGGTGACAAGCCTTGCCTGCGAGCAGATTCTGGTGGTCAGCAACGACGCACATTATTTTCTTTGCCAGGAGCAACTGGAGCAATTGCAATTGGCTCAAACGCCGCAATTGACCTACCTGCTTGAGCCCTGCGCCCGCAATACGGCACCGGCCATTACTGTCGCCGCTCGTCATCTGGTCGATCAGGCCGGTCGTGAGGCCCTGATGCTGGTTTTGCCTTCCGACCACTGGATAGCCGATGCCTCCGCCTGGCAAAAAGCCATGACCCAGGGTTGTCGCTATGCGGCGGAAGAAGACGTTATCATTACCTTTGGCATCCGTCCTGACAGTCCTAAAACCGGCTATGGTTACATCGAGGCCGGCAATGAATTGGCACCGGGTGTTTTCGCATTGCAATGCTTCCGTGAGAAACCGGATGCCGCTCTGGCCGCCTCCTTTGTAGAGGAGGGGCATTATTACTGGAACAGCGGCATGTTTGTCTGCCGCGCCGGCGTGTACTTGGATGAAATTGAACGGCATGCGCCGGATATCGCCAGCCAAAGCCAGCAGGCTTTGAGCAAGGCCCATCATCACCAGGATTTTATTCGCCTGGATGACGAATCGTTTTCCCAATGCCGCAGTGATTCCATCGATTACGCGGTCATGGAAAAAACCAGCAGGGCGGTGGTTATTCCTGTCGACATTCAGTGGAGCGACCTGGGCTGCTGGACGTCGGTCGCTGAAGCCAATACCCTGGATGAGCAGGGCAATGTCCTGCACGGCAACGTCATTGCCAAAGAAAGCCACAATTCCCTCATCAGCAGCAGCAGTGCCTTGATCACGACCTTAGGCATTAAAAACCAGATCATTGTCGCCACGCCCGATGCCGTGCTGGTTGCCGACAAGAGTTATTCGCAACAGGTGAAGGATCTGGTGAACTCCCTCACCGGCGACAATCAGCAGCTGGTGGATGATCACCAGCGCGTCATGCGCCCCTGGGGCTATTATGAAATTTTAGCGGAGGGCCCTGCCTTCAAGGTCAAACGCCTGATGGTTAAACCGGGCGCCCGCCTCTCCCTGCAGAAACACCAGCATCGCGCTGAACATTGGGTCGTAGTCGGCGGTGAGGCTGAGGTTGTAAATGATGAAAAAATCATGCACTTGGAGGCCAATCAATCCACCTACATCCCGCCCAAGACCCGCCATCGACTTTCAAACCCCGGAAAACAACCGCTTTTTGTCATTGAAGTGCAAAGTGGCCATTACCTCGGCGAAGACGACATCGAACGCTTTGATGATATTTATCAGCGCAAATTGGTTGATTCTTAG
- a CDS encoding EAL domain-containing protein, with protein sequence MPCQKCDSTATYQLSGNYQLLVSPPRGHCYSKLINHLTQCHYKFSTREGGIIELFFSSEEAKDLGHALECCFSQAELEDSKAVLMPMDAPDRCIERVLNHTHSLKKVVGLCLSQWLVELITNKGLTTFCQPILHSDTLKPYGFECLLRGKQGDTAIVSPADLFGAAKSSELLFLLDKNARICHIENMSKIDISEKKLFINFNPTAIYDPLFCLTTTNQSLKKTGIRPSQIVFEVTESDEVKDKKHLLKIIDYYRNQGYGVALDDLGSGYSSLNLLTELQPDYIKLDYELVHQIHTNEFKQIILEKIGEMATKLRIKMICEGIESDDELQIIKQYSIDFYQGFLFAKPMPYEHIPDYIQTIDG encoded by the coding sequence ATGCCTTGTCAAAAATGTGATTCCACAGCAACCTATCAACTGTCTGGAAACTACCAGCTGCTCGTTTCGCCTCCACGCGGTCATTGTTATTCAAAATTAATCAATCACCTGACTCAGTGTCATTATAAATTCAGCACCAGGGAAGGGGGAATTATTGAGTTATTTTTTTCGTCCGAAGAAGCCAAAGACTTAGGCCATGCCCTGGAGTGCTGTTTTTCACAGGCAGAACTGGAAGACAGCAAGGCCGTTTTGATGCCCATGGATGCTCCCGACCGCTGTATAGAACGGGTACTGAATCACACGCACTCATTAAAAAAGGTGGTCGGTCTATGTCTGTCTCAATGGCTGGTCGAACTCATCACCAATAAGGGATTAACCACCTTCTGCCAACCCATTTTACACAGTGACACCCTTAAACCTTACGGTTTTGAGTGCCTGCTGCGAGGAAAACAAGGCGATACGGCTATTGTCTCCCCGGCAGATCTGTTTGGGGCGGCAAAATCCAGCGAGTTGCTTTTCTTATTGGATAAAAACGCCCGCATCTGCCATATAGAAAACATGAGTAAGATTGATATCTCTGAAAAGAAATTATTCATTAACTTCAACCCAACTGCCATTTACGATCCACTTTTTTGCCTGACGACAACAAATCAATCATTAAAGAAAACCGGCATTCGCCCATCCCAGATTGTATTTGAAGTCACAGAAAGTGATGAAGTGAAGGATAAAAAGCATTTATTAAAAATAATCGATTATTACAGAAACCAAGGTTATGGCGTGGCGCTTGATGATTTAGGCTCAGGTTACAGCTCCTTAAATTTACTCACGGAGTTACAACCGGACTACATCAAACTGGATTATGAATTGGTTCATCAGATTCATACCAATGAATTCAAGCAAATCATACTGGAAAAAATTGGTGAGATGGCCACAAAACTTAGGATAAAAATGATCTGCGAAGGGATAGAAAGCGACGACGAACTGCAGATAATAAAACAGTATAGCATTGATTTTTATCAAGGATTTTTATTTGCAAAACCCATGCCCTACGAACATATTCCTGATTATATCCAGACGATTGACGGATAG